Proteins encoded in a region of the Stieleria neptunia genome:
- a CDS encoding 50S ribosomal protein L11 methyltransferase produces the protein MNSSEETSPTVAKKLDALPRIHFTSESISGDTEIYVVEHEEFSSPIEIVSGAGIGVTPYTKLLARNIPSNLAGQSVADFGTGTGIQAIVASLLGAKKTVAIDISAEAVSLAAQNASRNGAAVEFKQQVNEIPETEEFDLLLCNPASLPSDGLIGHFFDGGEMGNAMIFRFLDFCVRNLSSSGHALLVHTSLVPLHLTQEFARERDLDLSFVDLEVTPFRKFYSSILERLHSMRRHHGIQYLEKDGDLYELLYVIRIQK, from the coding sequence ATGAATTCTTCTGAAGAAACCTCACCCACTGTCGCCAAGAAACTTGATGCGTTACCACGAATTCATTTTACGTCCGAAAGCATCAGTGGCGACACTGAGATATACGTAGTCGAGCACGAAGAGTTTTCGTCACCTATTGAAATCGTCTCTGGAGCCGGTATCGGCGTAACGCCGTACACAAAACTTTTGGCTCGTAATATTCCATCCAATCTTGCCGGTCAGTCAGTTGCTGATTTCGGGACTGGGACTGGTATCCAAGCGATCGTTGCTAGCCTTCTTGGAGCGAAAAAGACTGTCGCGATCGATATCTCAGCGGAAGCTGTTAGCCTTGCCGCACAAAATGCTTCTCGGAATGGTGCAGCCGTTGAATTCAAGCAGCAGGTCAATGAAATTCCAGAGACGGAAGAGTTTGATCTGCTGCTTTGCAATCCAGCTTCATTACCGAGTGATGGGTTGATTGGCCACTTCTTTGACGGCGGAGAGATGGGAAATGCGATGATCTTTCGTTTCCTGGATTTCTGCGTGAGGAATCTTTCAAGTTCGGGACATGCACTTCTAGTTCACACCAGCTTGGTTCCGCTTCACCTTACTCAGGAGTTCGCAAGGGAGCGAGATCTTGATCTGTCCTTTGTTGACCTAGAGGTTACACCGTTTAGGAAGTTTTACTCGTCGATACTTGAACGGCTTCACTCAATGCGTCGTCATCACGGAATACAGTACTTAGAAAAGGACGGCGATCTCTATGAATTGCTGTACGTTATTCGAATTCAAAAATGA
- a CDS encoding ATP-binding response regulator codes for MTTVLIVDDSAVCQRVAGACVQAAGCDVRYAADGCEALESVNAEKPDIVLTDLQMPKMDGLELVERLRDVYPQLPVILMTGFGSEEVAARALRAGASSYVPKENLSKGLSEALRTVMSVVHAIQEREKVLAFLEESQSRFVLGYEPGGTQALVGYLHEQLKLLNYFDESTLVQLTTALSESITNAIDHGNLELDSDLREEDDGSYRDLGEERIQQPPYCDRRVTVNATLTQSEVKFVISDEGPGFDPSSLPDPTDPENLLKASGRGIMLIRTFLDEVTFSEKGNEVTLIKRRDSIKEDES; via the coding sequence ATGACCACCGTCCTGATCGTCGATGATTCCGCCGTCTGCCAGCGAGTCGCAGGCGCCTGTGTCCAAGCGGCCGGATGCGACGTCCGCTATGCCGCCGATGGATGTGAAGCCCTTGAATCGGTCAACGCGGAAAAGCCCGACATTGTGTTGACGGACCTGCAGATGCCCAAGATGGACGGGCTGGAGCTGGTCGAACGGCTTCGGGACGTGTATCCACAACTGCCGGTGATCCTGATGACGGGATTCGGCAGCGAAGAGGTGGCCGCACGGGCGCTGCGGGCCGGGGCATCCAGCTATGTGCCCAAAGAGAACCTCAGCAAGGGGCTCAGCGAAGCACTCCGCACGGTCATGTCGGTGGTGCACGCGATCCAGGAACGTGAAAAGGTCCTCGCGTTTTTGGAGGAAAGCCAGTCCCGTTTCGTTTTAGGGTATGAACCCGGTGGGACCCAAGCATTGGTCGGCTATCTGCACGAGCAACTGAAACTGCTGAACTACTTTGACGAATCGACGTTGGTGCAATTGACGACCGCGCTCAGCGAATCCATCACCAACGCGATCGACCACGGGAACTTGGAATTGGATTCCGATTTGCGTGAAGAGGATGACGGTTCCTACCGGGATCTCGGCGAAGAACGCATTCAGCAGCCACCGTATTGCGATCGGCGGGTGACCGTCAACGCCACACTCACGCAGTCCGAAGTCAAGTTTGTCATCAGCGACGAAGGCCCCGGATTCGATCCCTCGTCGTTGCCCGATCCGACCGATCCGGAAAACCTGCTCAAGGCCAGCGGACGCGGCATCATGTTGATCCGGACATTCTTGGACGAAGTCACGTTCAGCGAAAAAGGCAACGAAGTCACCCTGATCAAGCGTCGCGATTCCATCAAGGAAGATGAGAGCTGA
- a CDS encoding outer membrane protein assembly factor BamB family protein: MNVRTISGVSILACLFLTSTTLADWPAYLNGNDRAGFTSNSLDPSLRHAWTYKSPAKPIKAWSGPREEPIEGHVMKHRVDFDDALQVVMADGRVYFGSTVDHRLHCVDAQSGRPIWDFYTEGPIRLAPTLAHGNVYFGSDDGLVYCLRAADGEIVWQMRVGPKDDRLLSRGEMISRWPVRTGVLIDGDTAYFGAGVFPHETVYLCAVNAKDGSIIWRNDTISEQNAGRNDLSPQGYLLANDKYLYVPSGRSLPVAISKATGEIVFQRTHSWRTDAGGVVGGTKALLGDGQVYAGGPHHFLAMDQKTGNVGESWITGRQMVLADELAYLMDGEKIFCVNRAEHAKASQEKQKWFLKLRERPTTPEKLAHAKKMMKEAMKGGILWEYASDFDDVLIATENVVIAGGLNEVVLLDRSSGEKLWQASVEGNVRGLAVDGSLLTVSTDSGNIYAYRSDETTNQAATWPGPASAPFPADDLTEFYESAARQILEQSGQQTGYCLVVGNGQGRLAHELALQSELTIYAVEPDAEKAAASRQALQRAGIHATRITVVNAPIDDMPFSNYFANLIVSESMLLDGQLPGDPEKIARHLKPCGGVVILGRPAGAANLPEIVAADKTLAWLTQFYQQEEGEVVTGADWQLLRRGKLPGAGNWSHQYGNVANTSYSDDHRIRDGLGVLWYGDPGPSAMINRHEAAGAPLSTNGRMFIQGTDRLMAYDAYNGTFLWDYENPGAIRTGVFNNRETHNLAASDDALYVAIDNQCLALDAATGNVDATYQTPESPDGVQRAWAYLAYDDGQLFGTSTIREELEQRMRRRGLTVKSQTDAVFAVDTETGERMWTYRGSNILHTTIAIGPERIYFIDSSITPEERQQLYLKDKSDLKELTGEAAEQAEAEMKNYDVRLAVALDRRSGEKLWEKPVNVTDTTNVSAGGGSLTLMVADGHVVLCGANANGHYWKQFLSGQFDRRKLLVLDANDGTELWSKNANYMNRPAVIGDEIYAEPWAFNLHTGEPKTRPHPLTGADSQWRFSRPGHHCGIITATPNMMFFRSGFIGYYDLYEDSGTRHFAGQRLGCWVNAIPGNGLVMIPEASAGCVCQFSIASTVVMEPKTENKSWGIFSAVGPTTPVKRIAINFGAPGDRKEIAGLEWLGYPRPSSRKRLEFVFDLKPQLSSGGGWYSRNLESVELGDSDKPWVYASGARGLKQFEIPLLGQDDPKATYDVKFLFANLDESDTGAFAIKLQSEIVKSGIVIAATPGQPAKSQTIEFSNITVDDKLLVELVPDDPSRLPIVSGIEVTRKE; encoded by the coding sequence ATGAACGTTCGAACGATCTCCGGCGTTTCAATCCTTGCGTGTCTGTTCCTGACGTCGACCACCTTGGCCGACTGGCCGGCCTATTTGAATGGCAACGACCGGGCCGGTTTCACATCCAATTCCTTGGATCCTTCGCTGCGGCATGCCTGGACCTACAAGTCGCCGGCCAAGCCGATCAAAGCGTGGTCGGGACCGCGTGAGGAGCCGATCGAAGGCCATGTGATGAAGCATCGCGTCGATTTTGATGACGCGTTGCAAGTCGTGATGGCAGACGGGCGAGTCTACTTCGGCAGCACGGTCGATCACCGTTTGCACTGCGTCGACGCCCAATCGGGACGGCCGATCTGGGACTTTTACACCGAGGGGCCGATCCGCCTGGCGCCGACGCTGGCCCATGGCAACGTCTACTTCGGATCTGACGATGGATTGGTGTATTGCCTACGTGCCGCCGACGGTGAAATCGTTTGGCAAATGCGAGTCGGCCCCAAAGATGACCGGTTGCTCAGTCGCGGCGAAATGATCTCGCGCTGGCCGGTTCGTACCGGAGTGTTGATCGATGGCGACACGGCCTATTTCGGCGCCGGGGTCTTTCCGCATGAAACGGTTTACCTGTGTGCCGTGAACGCAAAAGACGGTTCGATCATCTGGCGTAACGACACGATCAGCGAGCAAAACGCCGGCCGAAACGATCTGTCGCCGCAAGGGTACCTGCTGGCCAACGATAAGTACTTGTACGTCCCCTCGGGCCGATCGTTGCCGGTGGCGATTTCGAAAGCAACAGGGGAGATCGTTTTTCAACGCACGCATTCCTGGCGAACCGATGCCGGTGGTGTCGTGGGCGGTACCAAAGCGCTCTTGGGTGACGGTCAAGTTTACGCCGGCGGTCCCCATCACTTTTTGGCGATGGACCAAAAGACCGGCAACGTCGGTGAGTCCTGGATCACCGGGCGACAGATGGTCTTGGCCGACGAACTGGCTTATTTGATGGACGGAGAAAAAATCTTTTGCGTCAACCGGGCCGAACACGCCAAGGCGAGTCAAGAAAAACAAAAGTGGTTTCTAAAACTTCGCGAGCGGCCGACGACTCCGGAGAAACTCGCCCACGCCAAGAAGATGATGAAGGAGGCGATGAAAGGCGGCATCCTTTGGGAATACGCCAGCGACTTTGATGATGTATTGATCGCTACCGAGAACGTCGTCATCGCCGGCGGCCTGAACGAAGTCGTCCTGCTGGATCGTTCCAGCGGCGAAAAATTGTGGCAAGCAAGCGTTGAGGGGAACGTGCGGGGACTGGCCGTCGACGGCAGTCTCCTGACGGTGAGCACCGATAGCGGGAACATCTACGCCTATCGAAGTGACGAGACGACAAATCAGGCCGCAACGTGGCCCGGCCCCGCCTCCGCACCGTTCCCCGCCGACGACCTGACCGAGTTTTACGAGTCGGCGGCACGGCAGATTCTCGAACAGAGTGGTCAGCAGACCGGATACTGTCTGGTCGTCGGAAACGGTCAAGGACGCCTGGCGCACGAATTGGCCCTGCAGAGTGAACTGACGATCTATGCGGTCGAACCGGACGCGGAAAAGGCGGCAGCGTCGCGCCAGGCACTCCAGCGGGCTGGCATCCATGCTACGCGGATCACGGTGGTCAATGCACCGATCGACGACATGCCTTTTTCCAACTACTTCGCCAACCTGATCGTGTCCGAGTCGATGCTGCTGGACGGCCAATTGCCGGGTGATCCCGAGAAAATCGCGCGGCATCTAAAACCTTGCGGCGGCGTCGTGATCCTGGGACGCCCGGCCGGCGCGGCGAACCTGCCAGAGATCGTGGCGGCCGACAAGACGCTTGCCTGGCTGACGCAGTTTTATCAACAGGAAGAAGGCGAAGTGGTCACGGGAGCGGACTGGCAACTGCTGCGACGCGGCAAGCTGCCCGGCGCGGGAAATTGGTCGCACCAATACGGCAACGTCGCCAACACTTCGTATTCGGATGATCATCGTATTCGCGACGGTCTGGGCGTGTTGTGGTACGGCGACCCCGGCCCGAGCGCGATGATCAATCGTCACGAAGCCGCCGGGGCGCCACTGTCGACCAACGGCCGCATGTTCATCCAGGGGACCGACCGGCTGATGGCCTACGACGCCTACAACGGCACGTTCTTGTGGGACTATGAAAACCCCGGCGCCATCCGCACCGGCGTGTTCAACAATCGCGAAACCCACAACCTGGCCGCCAGTGATGACGCGCTTTACGTGGCGATCGACAACCAATGCCTCGCACTCGATGCCGCAACCGGCAACGTCGACGCGACGTACCAAACCCCCGAGTCCCCCGACGGGGTGCAGCGCGCCTGGGCCTACCTGGCCTATGACGACGGACAGCTGTTCGGCACCAGCACGATTCGCGAAGAACTGGAACAACGGATGCGCCGACGCGGCTTGACCGTCAAGAGTCAGACCGACGCGGTGTTCGCCGTGGACACCGAGACCGGCGAGCGGATGTGGACGTATCGCGGCAGCAACATTCTGCACACGACCATCGCGATCGGACCGGAACGGATCTATTTCATTGACAGTTCGATCACCCCCGAAGAACGCCAACAGCTTTACCTCAAAGACAAAAGCGACTTGAAAGAGCTGACCGGCGAAGCGGCCGAGCAGGCCGAAGCGGAGATGAAGAACTATGACGTGCGTTTGGCCGTCGCGCTCGATCGCCGCAGCGGTGAAAAGCTGTGGGAGAAACCCGTCAACGTCACCGACACCACCAACGTCAGTGCCGGAGGCGGAAGCTTGACCTTGATGGTCGCCGACGGCCATGTCGTGCTGTGTGGTGCCAACGCCAACGGGCACTACTGGAAACAGTTTCTGTCTGGACAATTCGACCGCCGCAAATTGCTGGTCCTCGACGCGAACGACGGAACCGAGCTTTGGTCCAAGAATGCCAATTACATGAACCGGCCGGCCGTCATCGGCGACGAGATCTATGCCGAACCGTGGGCGTTCAACTTGCACACCGGCGAACCGAAGACGCGGCCGCATCCGTTGACCGGCGCCGACAGCCAATGGCGTTTCAGCCGCCCGGGACACCATTGCGGCATCATCACCGCGACCCCGAACATGATGTTCTTTCGCTCCGGCTTCATCGGCTACTACGACTTGTACGAAGACAGCGGCACACGGCATTTCGCCGGCCAGCGACTCGGTTGTTGGGTCAACGCCATCCCGGGCAACGGGCTGGTGATGATCCCCGAAGCCAGTGCGGGATGTGTCTGTCAATTTTCGATCGCCTCGACCGTGGTGATGGAACCCAAAACCGAAAACAAGTCTTGGGGGATTTTCAGTGCCGTGGGCCCGACCACGCCGGTCAAACGAATCGCCATCAACTTCGGTGCGCCGGGAGACCGCAAAGAAATCGCGGGCCTGGAGTGGCTCGGTTACCCCAGACCCAGCAGCCGAAAGCGGCTGGAGTTTGTCTTTGACTTGAAACCGCAACTGTCCAGCGGCGGGGGGTGGTACAGCCGCAATCTTGAATCGGTCGAACTGGGGGATTCGGACAAACCCTGGGTCTACGCGTCGGGGGCGCGGGGACTGAAACAATTTGAAATCCCGCTGTTGGGCCAAGACGATCCCAAGGCGACGTATGACGTCAAGTTCCTGTTCGCCAACTTGGACGAATCCGATACGGGCGCGTTCGCGATCAAGCTACAATCAGAAATCGTGAAGTCGGGGATCGTCATCGCGGCGACACCGGGGCAACCGGCGAAGTCGCAAACAATCGAGTTTTCCAACATCACGGTCGACGACAAACTGTTGGTTGAACTGGTTCCCGACGATCCGTCACGGTTGCCGATCGTGTCGGGAATCGAGGTCACACGAAAGGAATAG
- a CDS encoding acetyltransferase, with translation MAHFDVFNGDADGICALHQLRLAQPRESTLVTGVKRDINLLKRVEARSGDTVTVLDISLDKNRDELVRLLEQDVAVVYFDHHFAGEIPESKNLSVQIDTAGDVCTGLLVNHHLEGAFLPWAVTALFGDNLHDAARSAAQPLDLTEPQLDQLETLGTLLNYNGYGSTLDDLYFPPDQLYRKIQPYADPFEFIAADTTFQTLRDGFESDMNRAKSIAPVLETECCAAFTFPNESFSRRVSGVYSNQLARENPNRAHALASLLPSGDYLVSVRAPLATKTGADELCRQFPTGGGRKAAAGINALPGEQLHEFLAAMQKQFS, from the coding sequence GTGGCCCACTTCGACGTGTTTAACGGTGATGCAGACGGTATTTGCGCCTTGCACCAGCTTCGCTTGGCCCAACCGCGAGAGAGCACGCTGGTGACGGGTGTCAAACGCGACATCAACCTGCTCAAACGTGTCGAGGCTCGGTCCGGCGACACCGTCACCGTGCTGGACATTTCCCTCGATAAAAACCGTGATGAACTGGTGCGGCTGCTCGAGCAGGACGTCGCAGTCGTCTATTTCGACCACCACTTTGCCGGCGAGATCCCCGAATCAAAGAACTTGTCGGTGCAAATCGACACCGCCGGAGACGTCTGTACCGGTCTGCTTGTCAATCATCACCTTGAGGGTGCGTTCCTGCCCTGGGCCGTGACCGCGTTGTTCGGCGACAACTTGCACGACGCCGCTCGCAGTGCCGCACAACCACTGGATCTGACCGAGCCGCAACTCGATCAGCTCGAAACGCTCGGCACCCTGCTGAACTACAACGGCTACGGCAGCACCCTGGACGACTTGTATTTCCCGCCGGATCAGCTGTACCGCAAAATCCAGCCGTATGCCGATCCCTTCGAATTCATTGCCGCCGACACCACGTTTCAAACCCTCCGCGACGGTTTCGAAAGTGACATGAATCGGGCGAAGTCGATCGCCCCGGTTTTGGAAACCGAATGCTGCGCGGCGTTCACGTTTCCGAACGAATCGTTTTCGCGGCGTGTCAGCGGCGTGTACAGCAACCAACTGGCGCGTGAGAACCCGAACCGTGCTCACGCCTTGGCCAGCCTGTTGCCATCGGGTGACTACCTGGTCAGCGTCCGCGCCCCGCTGGCAACCAAAACCGGGGCCGACGAACTCTGTCGTCAGTTTCCGACCGGCGGCGGACGCAAAGCAGCCGCGGGAATCAACGCGTTGCCCGGTGAGCAATTGCATGAGTTCCTCGCCGCGATGCAAAAGCAATTCAGCTGA
- a CDS encoding sulfatase-like hydrolase/transferase, which produces MPSRCCLSLVCLLIGLANCARAADRPPNIVYIMSDELAYYELSHMGNERLRTPNIDQMARQGIRFTQALAAAPVCGPLRACMMTGKHMGHCSVRDNPGGTPLRAGEPTIASMLKQRGYATGGFGKWGAGGRGSTGVPEQHGFDDFFGYYDQVHAHSFYPPYLVRNSREVPLPGNDGGRAGETYSHYEIMKQGKAFIRENKDRPFFCYFPVTPPHGMYDIPADDPAVAAYKDDDWFNDPNVSQDAKNYAAMVTMIDNDLRSVLDLLQELNLEDNTIVFFTGDNGGQDRFRSNEHPRGYFGPNKDPKTGVEFRGGKGNLYEGGLRIPYLVRWPGKIKAGRVSDLVFSQVDVFPTLAELTGAEAPEDLDGMSILTELIGAEATGHQQPQHEFLYWEYGPQTAVRMGQWKAIRPKRDGPWALYDLNSDVSETTDVAKQHPGVLAKMIAHAEAAHQPVQPGTFESKELHERDRQAKWGSKGNPGRKSGSNRSAKLNRLTDKNLVPADDMKLVRYSSENTGNEKHAANAVDGNPETIWHSRFDQGVAQPPHELVIDLGATYQIDGFRYLARQDGGWNGAFAEADFTVGDAADSFGEPSAAATFGKVKTAQKADCDAPVRGRYVRVRVFSEVNGKPWASAAEIGVVGNAVKHFSAVGREPSGVGAEMKNQRARALPLKPQETQGENASQR; this is translated from the coding sequence ATGCCGTCACGTTGTTGCCTCTCGCTCGTCTGTTTATTGATCGGCCTGGCCAATTGTGCCCGAGCGGCCGATCGACCGCCAAACATCGTCTACATCATGTCCGACGAGTTGGCGTATTACGAACTGTCGCACATGGGCAACGAGCGACTGCGGACGCCCAACATCGACCAGATGGCGCGGCAGGGGATTCGATTCACCCAAGCCCTGGCGGCCGCACCGGTTTGTGGTCCGCTGCGCGCTTGCATGATGACGGGGAAGCACATGGGGCATTGCTCGGTTCGCGACAACCCCGGTGGCACTCCACTTCGCGCCGGCGAACCGACGATCGCCAGCATGCTAAAGCAACGTGGCTACGCGACCGGCGGGTTCGGCAAATGGGGCGCCGGCGGACGTGGATCAACCGGCGTTCCGGAACAACACGGCTTCGACGACTTCTTCGGATATTACGACCAAGTTCATGCGCACTCGTTTTATCCGCCTTACCTGGTGCGAAATAGCCGCGAGGTTCCGTTGCCGGGCAACGATGGCGGTCGCGCCGGTGAAACGTACTCGCACTACGAGATCATGAAGCAGGGCAAAGCCTTCATCCGCGAGAACAAGGATCGACCGTTCTTCTGTTATTTCCCCGTCACCCCGCCGCACGGGATGTACGACATCCCGGCGGATGATCCCGCCGTGGCCGCCTACAAAGACGACGACTGGTTCAACGATCCGAACGTTTCACAAGACGCGAAGAACTATGCGGCAATGGTCACGATGATCGACAACGATCTGCGTTCGGTCCTGGACTTGCTGCAGGAACTGAACCTCGAAGACAACACGATCGTTTTCTTTACCGGCGACAACGGCGGCCAAGATCGGTTTCGCAGCAACGAACATCCGCGCGGTTACTTCGGTCCGAACAAAGACCCCAAGACCGGCGTCGAATTCCGCGGCGGCAAGGGGAATCTTTACGAGGGCGGGCTGAGGATTCCGTATCTGGTGCGTTGGCCGGGCAAGATCAAGGCCGGTCGAGTCAGCGATTTGGTCTTCAGCCAAGTGGACGTGTTCCCGACGCTCGCCGAACTGACCGGCGCCGAAGCTCCCGAGGATCTGGATGGCATGTCGATCCTGACCGAATTGATCGGCGCCGAAGCGACCGGACACCAGCAACCGCAACACGAGTTCTTGTACTGGGAATACGGTCCACAAACGGCGGTCCGCATGGGGCAATGGAAAGCGATCCGCCCCAAACGCGACGGACCTTGGGCCTTGTATGACCTCAACAGCGACGTCAGCGAAACGACCGACGTCGCCAAGCAACATCCTGGCGTGTTGGCCAAAATGATTGCCCACGCCGAAGCCGCTCACCAACCGGTTCAACCCGGGACGTTTGAATCCAAAGAGTTGCACGAACGTGACCGGCAAGCGAAATGGGGTTCGAAAGGAAACCCCGGTCGGAAAAGCGGCAGCAATCGCAGCGCGAAGCTCAACCGATTGACCGACAAGAATCTAGTACCGGCCGACGACATGAAGCTCGTTCGTTACAGCAGCGAGAACACCGGCAACGAAAAGCATGCGGCCAATGCGGTCGATGGGAATCCCGAAACGATCTGGCACTCCCGTTTCGATCAAGGGGTTGCGCAGCCGCCCCACGAGTTGGTCATCGATCTGGGCGCGACGTACCAGATCGACGGCTTCCGCTACTTGGCCCGACAAGATGGCGGTTGGAATGGAGCCTTTGCCGAGGCGGATTTCACGGTCGGCGACGCGGCAGACTCCTTCGGTGAGCCCTCTGCCGCGGCGACCTTTGGCAAAGTGAAGACGGCCCAGAAAGCGGACTGCGACGCACCGGTGCGCGGCCGCTATGTCCGCGTACGTGTGTTTTCAGAAGTCAACGGAAAACCCTGGGCTTCGGCCGCGGAGATCGGGGTGGTCGGCAACGCTGTGAAGCATTTTTCAGCGGTAGGGCGCGAGCCCTCCGGTGTCGGGGCAGAGATGAAAAACCAGAGGGCTCGCGCCCTGCCGCTAAAACCTCAAGAAACACAGGGGGAAAATGCTTCACAGCGTTAG